The genome window aatCTCCCACGTAAGTTCAAATGTACATTTCAACGGAGCCAGAACATGACAAGTATATTGTAATATTCTATAAAGCCTATCACTGAGAAATtggaatgaaacaaaaaacccaaggttatttttcctcccaaaaaTGTCAAAACAAGATTATTCATTCTGTATTTACTCTGTAAAGCaaagtttcagaaaaatcaatggTTCCATGGAGCATTCTGGTTCCCACAGGAGTGCTCATAATGAAAAAGTGTTCCTGTTGAAGTTTCTCCATACAGCTCTGTTCAGCAGCAGATCAATATTCAGGGCTCTGGTGGCACTCAATTCTTTCTCCACGGAGCCTCCAGACTAAGACACTCTCTATACAAACGTCTTCCCTTAGGCACTTTCTTACTGCTCACACCAGCTCTTCTCGTGCAGCTTGGAAAGGGGTATGTCTATCACTCTTCTAAcctctctttgtttttctcctccctccttctccccttcccgCTCTCCTCCAGGAACCTTCTGCATCATTTCACTGTGCACGTGCGTGGCTGGAATCAACTTTGAGCTGTCCCGCTACCCCCGCTACCTGTACGGACTGCCCGACGACATCAGCCACGGCTATGGCTGGTCCATGTTCTGTGCGTGGGGGGGCCTGGGCCTCACTCTCATCTCTGGCTTCTTCTGCACTCTGGCCCCTTCTGTCCAACCTGTCCCCAGGACCAACTGCCCCAAATCTAGACCTGAGAACGGGACAGTGTGCTAAAACAAATAGCaaacaaatacacacacacacaaagacgtatatatatatatatatatatgcctaGGTATGCgtatacatgcatatatatgtatatataattatatatatataaaatctcaAATTAATGCCAGTGCCAAGGTAGAGCTGAGTCCAACATGGCACTCACATCTCCACTGGACTCTGTGTTGCTTCATTCTTTCTCACAGTGATGGGAAAGCTTTTCTCTCACATGGCTCTTCCATCCAACTCTTAACTTCAGCATCATACCTTAGAGGTCAAATGAACCTACAGTTGCACCTACCTACTGCCATTTGGGAAGGGGAACAGGGGATCCATGTGGGGAATCTGGAACCAGAATCTGTACAGCACATGGTGGGGGCAGAGGCGTGGGGGGGATGACACAAAAATCGTGTCCATTGCAGCCAGAAGGGAAAATGTAAACAGCAAGCAAATGAAGCATTTGAGCCACTTCAACAACATACCTCCTCAAGGCCATTATCAGAAACCCACCCAcgttctttttctttctgaaaacaaaatgacaCA of Molothrus ater isolate BHLD 08-10-18 breed brown headed cowbird chromosome 5, BPBGC_Mater_1.1, whole genome shotgun sequence contains these proteins:
- the TMEM178B gene encoding transmembrane protein 178B is translated as MTAGFMGMAVAIILFGWIIGVLGCCWDRGLMQYVAGLLFLMGGTFCIISLCTCVAGINFELSRYPRYLYGLPDDISHGYGWSMFCAWGGLGLTLISGFFCTLAPSVQPVPRTNCPKSRPENGTVC